In Phyllostomus discolor isolate MPI-MPIP mPhyDis1 chromosome 3, mPhyDis1.pri.v3, whole genome shotgun sequence, a single genomic region encodes these proteins:
- the MARCHF3 gene encoding E3 ubiquitin-protein ligase MARCHF3 translates to MTTSRCSHLPEVLPDCTSSAVPVVKTVEDCGSLVNGQPQYVMQVSAKDGQLLSTVVRTLATQSPFNDRPMCRICHEGSSQEDLLSPCECTGTLGTIHRSCLEHWLSSSNTSYCELCHFRFAVERKPRPLVEWLRNPGPQHEKRTLFGDMVCFLFITPLATISGWLCLRGAVDHLHFSSRLEAVGLIALTVALFTIYLFWTLVSFRYHCRLYNEWRRTNQRVILLIPKSVNVPSNQQSLLGLHSVKRNSKETIV, encoded by the exons ATGACAACCAGCCGCTGCAGTCACCTGCCCGAAGTGCTGCCAGACTGCACCAGCTCGGCTGTGCCTGTGGTGAAGACTGTGGAGGATTGTGGCAGCCTAGTGAATGGGCAGCCACAGTATGTCATGCAAGTTTCAGCCAAGGACGGGCAGCTGCTGTCAACAGTAGTGCGGACTCTTGCCACCCAGAG CCCCTTCAATGACCGGCCAATGTGCAGAATCTGCCATGAGGGCAGCAGCCAAGAGGACTTGCTCTCTCCATGTGAATGTACAGGGACCCTGGGGACAATTCATCGGAGCTGCCTGGAGCACTGGCTGTCGTCCTCAAACACCAGCTACTGTGAACTCTGCCACTTCAGGTTTGCAGTCGAGCGCAAACCCAGGCCGTTAGTGGAG TGGCTGAGAAACCCAGGCCCCCAACATGAGAAGCGGACTCTGTTTGGAGACATGGTGTGCTTCTTGTTCATAACTCCCCTGGCCACCATCTCAGGCTGGCTCTGCCTTCGGGGCGCCGTGGACCACCTGCACTTTAGTAGTCGGCTCGAAGCCGTGGGACTGATTGCACTCACTGTCGCACTCTTCACTATTTACCTCTTTTGGACACTA GTGTCATTTAGGTACCACTGTCGACTGTACAACGAATGGCGTCGGACCAATCAAAGGGTGATTCTCCTCATTCCAAAGTCTGTCAACGTACCTTCTAACCAGCAGTCGCTGCTGGGCCTCCATTCtgtcaagaggaactcaaaggaGACAATTGTCTGA